Proteins from a single region of Pseudomonas quebecensis:
- a CDS encoding S-(hydroxymethyl)glutathione dehydrogenase/class III alcohol dehydrogenase encodes MIKSRAAVAFEAKKPLEIVEVDVAMPKAGEVLLRVVASGVCHTDAYTLSGADPEGIFPSILGHEGGAVVEAIGEGVTSVAVGDHVIPLYTPECGQCKFCRSGKTNLCQAIRATQGKGLMPDGTTRFSYKGQPIFHYMGTSTFSEYTVLPEISVAKIPKEAPLEKVCLLGCGVTTGIGAVINTAKVKPGDTVAIFGLGGIGLSAVIGAVKAKAGRIIAIDINPAKFEIAKQLGATDCINPKDYDRPIQDVIVDLTDGGVDFSFECIGNVQLMRAALECCHKGWGESVIIGVAGAGQEIATRPFQLVTGRVWRGSAFGGVRGRSELPSYVEMAQTGEIPLDTFITHTMGLEDINKAFDLMHEGKSIRTVIHF; translated from the coding sequence ATGATCAAGTCCCGCGCTGCCGTAGCCTTCGAAGCCAAGAAACCCCTTGAGATCGTAGAAGTGGATGTCGCCATGCCAAAGGCCGGCGAAGTACTGTTGCGCGTGGTCGCGTCCGGCGTGTGCCATACCGACGCCTATACGCTGTCGGGCGCCGATCCGGAAGGCATCTTCCCGTCCATCCTTGGCCATGAGGGCGGTGCGGTGGTCGAGGCCATCGGCGAGGGCGTGACTTCAGTAGCGGTGGGTGACCATGTGATCCCGCTGTACACCCCGGAATGCGGCCAGTGCAAATTCTGTCGCTCGGGCAAGACCAACCTGTGCCAGGCCATTCGCGCCACCCAGGGCAAAGGCTTGATGCCCGATGGCACTACGCGTTTCTCCTACAAAGGGCAGCCGATTTTCCACTACATGGGCACCTCGACGTTTTCCGAGTACACCGTGCTCCCGGAAATTTCCGTGGCCAAGATTCCTAAAGAAGCACCGTTGGAAAAGGTCTGCCTGCTCGGTTGCGGCGTCACCACCGGTATCGGTGCGGTGATCAACACCGCCAAGGTCAAGCCAGGCGACACCGTGGCCATCTTCGGCCTGGGGGGCATTGGCCTGTCTGCGGTGATCGGGGCGGTCAAGGCCAAGGCCGGACGTATCATCGCCATCGACATTAACCCGGCCAAGTTCGAAATCGCCAAGCAACTGGGTGCAACCGACTGCATTAACCCGAAAGACTACGACCGCCCGATCCAGGACGTGATCGTCGACCTGACGGATGGCGGCGTGGATTTTTCCTTCGAGTGCATCGGCAATGTCCAATTGATGCGAGCCGCGCTTGAGTGCTGCCACAAAGGCTGGGGCGAATCGGTGATCATCGGCGTAGCCGGGGCCGGCCAGGAAATCGCTACCCGTCCGTTCCAACTGGTCACCGGTCGCGTCTGGCGCGGTTCGGCGTTTGGCGGCGTACGCGGTCGCAGCGAATTGCCAAGCTACGTGGAAATGGCCCAGACCGGCGAAATCCCGCTGGATACCTTCATCACCCACACCATGGGCCTGGAAGATATCAACAAAGCGTTTGACCTGATGCATGAAGGCAAGAGCATTCGTACCGTCATTCACTTTTGA
- the tilS gene encoding tRNA lysidine(34) synthetase TilS, producing MKPTLPAKLLHALAPWRNAPAWHIAFSGGLDSTVLLHLLANSESIPPLSAVHVHHGLQAAADAWPSHCQSICDHLGVPLRIMRVQVQAGASLEGAAREARYQAFTEVMGAGAVMLTAQHREDQAETLLFRLLRGAGVRGLTAMPVHRPLAGGHLVRPLLHVSRGELEAYAMAHQLQWIADPSNTDTQFSRNYLRHRVFPRLTERWPQAVSRLARSAEHLNEAQGLLDELARIDLQAADQPSPFPWLPLPSLALACLRELSDARQRNALRHWLSPLTRLPDSDHWVGWQSLRDARHDAQPLWRLADGQLHRCGERIWWLPSSWSEFSDTAVSWPDAQHPLSLPGNGLLRIVGKAPAGPFEVRYRQGGETLDVPGRGRRDLKRLLNESGVPGFVRGRLPLLYQGERLLGVPTLAGLRVAPSEGWQLHWVPQTCDQGLS from the coding sequence ATGAAACCGACTTTGCCCGCCAAGCTCCTGCACGCCCTGGCCCCGTGGCGCAACGCCCCGGCTTGGCATATCGCCTTCTCTGGCGGCCTTGATTCCACTGTTCTGCTGCATCTCCTGGCCAACTCCGAGTCAATTCCGCCTCTAAGCGCTGTGCATGTCCACCATGGCTTGCAAGCCGCCGCCGACGCATGGCCGAGCCATTGTCAGTCAATCTGCGACCACCTGGGCGTGCCCCTGCGTATCATGCGCGTGCAAGTGCAGGCCGGCGCCAGTTTAGAAGGTGCGGCGCGTGAGGCGCGTTATCAGGCGTTTACCGAGGTGATGGGGGCAGGGGCGGTGATGCTCACTGCCCAGCATCGTGAAGACCAGGCCGAAACGCTTTTGTTTCGCCTGTTGCGCGGCGCGGGCGTACGTGGGTTGACGGCAATGCCCGTGCATCGTCCGTTGGCGGGTGGTCACTTGGTGCGCCCTCTGTTGCATGTCTCTCGGGGCGAGCTGGAAGCCTATGCCATGGCGCATCAGCTCCAGTGGATCGCCGACCCTTCCAATACGGACACTCAGTTCTCCCGCAATTACCTGCGCCACCGCGTATTTCCGAGACTGACCGAGCGCTGGCCGCAAGCCGTCAGCCGGCTGGCCCGCAGCGCGGAACACTTGAACGAAGCCCAGGGCTTGCTCGATGAGTTGGCCCGGATAGATCTGCAGGCAGCCGATCAGCCCTCGCCATTTCCCTGGCTGCCCTTGCCATCCCTGGCGCTTGCTTGTCTGCGAGAGCTTTCCGATGCCCGGCAGCGCAACGCCTTGCGCCATTGGCTGAGTCCGCTGACACGCCTGCCCGACAGCGATCACTGGGTCGGCTGGCAGTCCTTGCGTGATGCCCGGCACGACGCGCAGCCGTTATGGCGTCTGGCTGATGGGCAATTACACCGTTGCGGCGAGCGCATCTGGTGGTTGCCTTCCTCATGGTCGGAATTTTCCGACACCGCGGTGAGCTGGCCTGATGCGCAACACCCGCTATCGTTACCCGGCAATGGCCTGCTGAGAATTGTCGGCAAGGCGCCGGCAGGTCCGTTCGAGGTCCGTTATCGCCAGGGCGGTGAAACCCTTGACGTGCCAGGCCGCGGTCGACGAGATCTGAAGCGTTTGCTCAACGAAAGCGGCGTGCCGGGCTTCGTCCGTGGCAGATTGCCGCTGCTGTATCAGGGCGAACGATTGCTCGGCGTGCCCACCCTCGCTGGACTGCGGGTCGCACCGAGTGAAGGCTGGCAATTGCATTGGGTGCCACAGACCTGCGATCAAGGTTTGAGCTGA
- the kdsA gene encoding 3-deoxy-8-phosphooctulonate synthase has product MAQKIIRVGDIEIANDKPMVLFGGMNVLESRDMAMQVCEEYVRVTQKLGIPYVFKASFDKANRSSVTSYRGPGLEEGMRIFQDIKQAFGVPIITDVHEPEQAAVVAEVCDIIQLPAFLSRQTDLVVAMAKTGAVINIKKAQFLAPQEMKHILSKCVEAGNDQLILCERGSSFGYNNLVVDMLGFGIMKQFEYPVFFDVTHALQMPGGRSDSAGGRRAQVTDLAKAGMSQSLAGLFLEAHPDPDNAKCDGPCALRLDKLEPFLAQLKQLDELVKSFPTVETA; this is encoded by the coding sequence ATGGCCCAGAAGATCATTCGCGTAGGCGACATCGAGATTGCCAACGACAAGCCCATGGTGCTGTTCGGCGGCATGAACGTGCTGGAAAGCCGTGACATGGCGATGCAGGTCTGTGAAGAATACGTGCGGGTTACCCAGAAACTGGGTATTCCTTATGTGTTCAAGGCCAGCTTCGACAAGGCCAACCGTTCGTCCGTAACCTCCTATCGCGGCCCGGGCCTTGAAGAAGGCATGCGGATCTTCCAGGACATCAAGCAAGCCTTCGGCGTGCCGATCATCACCGATGTCCACGAGCCTGAACAGGCTGCCGTGGTCGCCGAGGTGTGCGACATCATCCAGTTGCCGGCCTTCCTGTCGCGCCAGACCGACCTGGTCGTTGCGATGGCCAAGACCGGCGCTGTGATCAATATCAAGAAAGCCCAGTTCCTCGCGCCTCAGGAAATGAAGCACATCCTGAGCAAGTGCGTGGAGGCGGGTAACGACCAGTTGATTCTCTGCGAGCGCGGTTCGAGCTTCGGCTACAACAACCTCGTGGTGGACATGCTCGGTTTCGGCATCATGAAACAGTTCGAATACCCGGTGTTCTTCGACGTGACCCACGCGCTGCAAATGCCCGGTGGTCGCTCGGACTCCGCCGGCGGGCGTCGTGCCCAGGTCACCGACCTGGCCAAGGCGGGCATGAGCCAATCCCTGGCCGGCCTGTTCCTGGAAGCCCACCCGGACCCCGACAATGCCAAGTGCGACGGTCCTTGCGCCCTGCGCCTGGACAAATTGGAGCCGTTCCTGGCACAGCTCAAGCAGTTGGATGAGCTGGTAAAGAGTTTTCCGACGGTAGAAACCGCGTAA
- a CDS encoding CTP synthase, translating into MTRYIFVTGGVVSSLGKGIASASLAAILEARGLKVTMLKLDPYINVDPGTMSPFQHGEVFVTHDGAETDLDLGHYERFIRTTMTQNNNFTTGRVYEHVLRKERRGDYLGATIQVIPHITDEIKRRIIKGAGDADVAMVEIGGTVGDIESQPFLEAIRQLRFEVGAKRAMLMHLTLVPYIATAGETKTKPTQHSVKELRSIGLQPDVLVCRSDHPIDISSRRKIAQFTNVEERAVIALEDADTIYKIPGILHSQGLDDFVVERFGLQCNGADLSEWEAVVDAKLNPEHEVTIAMVGKYMELLDAYKSLIEAMSHAGISNRTKVNLRYIDSEDIENQGTALLEGVDAILVPGGFGLRGVEGKITAVQYARENKVPYLGICLGMQVAVIEFARNVLGWKDANSTEFDSKSGHPVVGLITEWEDATGAVEVRTEASDLGGTMRLGAQDCLLEPGSLVHDCYGKDVIVERHRHRYEVNNNLLPQIKEAGLKISGRSGDGALVEVVEAPDHPWFVACQFHPEFTSTPRDGHPLFSGFVKAALTQHQKKA; encoded by the coding sequence ATGACGCGCTACATATTCGTCACGGGCGGTGTTGTTTCTTCATTGGGGAAAGGCATTGCCTCCGCTTCATTGGCGGCCATCCTGGAGGCGCGGGGGCTTAAAGTCACCATGCTCAAGCTGGACCCGTACATCAACGTCGACCCGGGCACCATGAGCCCGTTCCAGCACGGTGAAGTGTTCGTCACACACGACGGCGCCGAGACCGACCTGGACCTGGGCCACTACGAGCGGTTCATCCGCACGACCATGACCCAGAACAACAACTTCACCACTGGCCGTGTCTACGAGCACGTGCTGCGCAAAGAGCGCCGTGGTGACTACCTGGGTGCAACCATCCAGGTGATCCCGCACATCACCGACGAAATCAAGCGCCGCATCATCAAGGGTGCGGGCGATGCCGACGTGGCGATGGTCGAGATCGGCGGTACCGTGGGTGACATCGAGTCCCAACCGTTCCTCGAAGCCATCCGCCAGCTGCGTTTCGAAGTCGGCGCCAAGCGCGCGATGCTGATGCACCTGACCTTGGTACCGTACATCGCCACTGCCGGCGAAACCAAAACCAAGCCAACCCAGCACTCGGTCAAGGAACTGCGTTCCATCGGCCTGCAGCCGGACGTGCTGGTATGCCGCTCCGATCACCCGATCGATATTTCCTCGCGTCGCAAGATCGCGCAGTTCACTAACGTTGAAGAACGTGCGGTGATTGCCCTGGAAGACGCCGACACCATCTACAAGATCCCGGGCATCCTGCATTCGCAGGGCCTGGACGATTTTGTGGTCGAGCGTTTCGGCCTGCAGTGCAACGGCGCGGACCTGTCCGAGTGGGAAGCGGTGGTCGACGCCAAGCTCAACCCCGAGCACGAAGTCACCATCGCCATGGTCGGCAAGTACATGGAATTGCTGGACGCGTACAAGTCGCTGATCGAAGCGATGAGCCACGCCGGTATCAGCAACCGCACCAAGGTCAACCTGCGCTATATCGATTCCGAAGACATCGAGAACCAGGGCACCGCGCTGCTCGAAGGCGTGGATGCGATCCTCGTGCCTGGCGGTTTCGGCCTGCGTGGCGTGGAAGGCAAGATCACCGCCGTGCAGTACGCCCGTGAAAACAAAGTGCCGTACCTGGGTATCTGCCTGGGCATGCAAGTGGCCGTTATCGAGTTCGCCCGTAACGTGCTGGGCTGGAAAGACGCCAACTCCACCGAGTTCGACAGCAAGAGCGGTCACCCGGTCGTGGGCCTGATCACCGAGTGGGAAGACGCCACCGGTGCGGTCGAAGTGCGTACCGAAGCCTCCGATCTGGGTGGCACCATGCGCCTGGGCGCGCAGGATTGCCTGCTGGAGCCGGGCTCGCTGGTTCACGATTGCTACGGTAAGGACGTGATCGTCGAGCGTCACCGCCATCGCTATGAAGTGAACAACAACCTGCTGCCGCAGATCAAAGAAGCCGGCCTGAAAATTTCCGGTCGCTCCGGTGATGGCGCGCTGGTTGAAGTGGTCGAGGCGCCGGATCATCCGTGGTTTGTGGCCTGCCAGTTCCACCCTGAGTTCACCTCGACTCCACGTGATGGTCACCCACTGTTCAGCGGTTTCGTCAAAGCTGCACTGACGCAACATCAGAAAAAGGCGTAA
- the eno gene encoding phosphopyruvate hydratase, whose translation MAKIVDIKGREVLDSRGNPTVEADVLLDNGIIGSACAPSGASTGSREALELRDGDKSRYLGKGVLKAVANINGPIRDLLLGKDPLDQKALDHAMIKLDGTDNKGSLGANAILAVSLAAAKAAAQDQDLPLYAHIANLNGTPGVYSMPVPMMNIINGGEHADNNVDIQEFMVQPVGAKTFSEGLRMGTEIFHHLKAVLKARGLSTAVGDEGGFAPNLASNEDALKVISEAVANAGYTLGTDVTLALDCAASEFYEDGKYNLSGEGQVFNSEGFAEYLKGLTQRYPIISIEDGLDESDWDGWKILTDKIGEKVQLVGDDLFVTNTKILKEGIDKKIANSILIKFNQIGTLTETLEAIQMAKAAGYTAVISHRSGETEDSTIADLAVGTSAGQIKTGSLCRSDRVSKYNQLLRIEEQLAGKAKYNGRGEFRG comes from the coding sequence ATGGCAAAAATCGTCGACATCAAAGGTCGTGAAGTTCTCGACTCCCGTGGCAACCCCACCGTCGAAGCCGACGTGCTTCTCGATAACGGCATCATCGGCAGCGCCTGCGCGCCGTCCGGTGCTTCCACCGGTTCGCGCGAAGCGCTGGAACTGCGTGATGGCGACAAGAGCCGTTACCTGGGCAAGGGTGTCCTCAAGGCAGTAGCCAACATCAATGGCCCGATCCGTGACCTGCTGCTGGGTAAAGACCCGCTGGACCAGAAAGCGCTGGATCACGCGATGATCAAGCTCGACGGCACCGACAACAAAGGCAGCCTGGGCGCTAACGCCATCCTCGCCGTGTCCCTGGCCGCCGCCAAGGCCGCTGCCCAGGATCAGGACCTGCCGCTGTACGCGCACATTGCCAACCTGAACGGCACTCCAGGTGTCTACTCGATGCCGGTGCCGATGATGAACATCATCAACGGTGGCGAGCACGCCGATAATAACGTCGACATCCAGGAATTCATGGTGCAGCCGGTTGGCGCCAAGACCTTCTCCGAAGGCCTGCGCATGGGCACCGAGATTTTCCATCACCTCAAGGCTGTGCTGAAGGCCCGTGGCCTGAGCACCGCGGTCGGTGACGAGGGTGGTTTCGCCCCAAACCTGGCCTCCAACGAAGATGCCCTCAAGGTTATCTCCGAAGCCGTGGCCAACGCCGGCTACACCCTGGGCACCGACGTGACCCTGGCGCTGGACTGCGCGGCCAGTGAATTCTACGAAGACGGCAAGTACAACCTGTCCGGCGAAGGCCAGGTGTTCAACTCCGAAGGTTTTGCCGAGTACCTGAAGGGCCTGACCCAGCGCTACCCGATCATCTCGATCGAAGACGGCCTGGACGAGTCCGACTGGGACGGCTGGAAAATCCTCACCGACAAGATCGGCGAAAAAGTCCAACTGGTGGGCGACGACCTGTTCGTGACCAACACCAAGATCTTGAAAGAAGGCATCGATAAAAAGATCGCCAACTCGATCCTGATCAAGTTCAACCAGATCGGCACCTTGACCGAAACCCTGGAAGCCATCCAGATGGCCAAGGCCGCCGGCTACACCGCCGTAATCTCGCACCGTTCCGGCGAAACCGAAGATTCGACCATTGCCGACCTGGCCGTGGGCACCTCGGCTGGTCAGATCAAGACCGGTTCGCTGTGCCGTTCCGACCGTGTTTCCAAGTACAACCAATTGCTGCGTATCGAAGAGCAACTGGCCGGCAAAGCCAAGTACAACGGTCGCGGCGAGTTTCGCGGCTGA
- the ftsB gene encoding cell division protein FtsB yields the protein MRSPNWLFLVLLLLLAGLQYRLWVGNGSFAQVKDLTQQIADQHAENERLLERNRVLDAEVLELKKGTETVEERARHELGMVKEGETLYQLAQ from the coding sequence ATGCGCAGTCCCAATTGGTTGTTTCTCGTCTTGCTCCTGCTGCTGGCTGGCCTGCAGTACCGCCTATGGGTAGGTAACGGCAGCTTCGCGCAGGTAAAAGACCTGACCCAACAAATTGCCGACCAGCACGCCGAAAACGAACGCCTGCTGGAGCGCAACCGCGTCCTCGACGCCGAAGTGCTTGAGTTGAAAAAGGGCACGGAGACCGTTGAAGAACGGGCTCGCCATGAGTTGGGCATGGTCAAGGAGGGTGAAACCCTCTACCAGTTGGCCCAATGA
- a CDS encoding acetyl-CoA carboxylase carboxyltransferase subunit alpha — translation MNPNFLDFEQPIADLQAKIEELRLVGNDNSLNIGDEIARLQEKSSTLTEDIFGKLTSWQIARLARHPRRPYTLDYIQHIFTEFDELHGDRHFSDDAAIVGGIARLDDQPVMVIGHQKGREVREKVRRNFGMPRPEGYRKACRLMEMAERFKMPILTFIDTPGAYPGIDAEERNQSEAIAWNLRVMSRLKTPIIATVIGEGGSGGALAIGVCDQLNMLQYSTYAVISPEGCASILWKTAEKAPDAAEAMGITADRLKGLGIVDKVIAEPLGGAHRDPAAAAATIRAELGSQLAMLKKLDNEALLARRYERLMSYGL, via the coding sequence ATGAACCCGAATTTTCTTGATTTCGAACAGCCGATCGCTGACCTGCAAGCCAAGATCGAAGAGCTGCGCCTGGTCGGCAATGACAATTCGCTGAACATCGGCGATGAGATCGCCCGCCTGCAGGAAAAGAGCAGCACGCTCACCGAGGACATCTTCGGCAAGCTGACCAGTTGGCAGATCGCGCGTCTGGCTCGCCACCCGCGCCGTCCGTACACCCTGGACTATATCCAGCACATCTTTACCGAGTTCGACGAACTGCACGGCGATCGTCACTTCTCCGACGACGCGGCTATCGTGGGTGGTATTGCACGTCTGGACGACCAGCCGGTCATGGTTATCGGCCACCAGAAAGGCCGTGAAGTGCGCGAGAAGGTGCGTCGCAACTTCGGCATGCCGCGTCCGGAAGGTTACCGCAAGGCCTGCCGCCTGATGGAAATGGCCGAGCGGTTCAAGATGCCGATCCTGACTTTTATCGATACGCCGGGCGCGTATCCAGGCATTGACGCCGAAGAGCGCAACCAGAGCGAAGCGATTGCCTGGAACCTGCGTGTCATGTCGCGCCTGAAGACCCCGATCATCGCCACCGTGATTGGTGAAGGCGGTTCCGGCGGTGCGCTGGCGATTGGCGTCTGCGACCAGTTGAACATGCTGCAATATTCGACCTACGCGGTGATCTCGCCCGAAGGTTGCGCTTCGATCCTGTGGAAAACCGCCGAAAAAGCACCGGACGCCGCCGAGGCCATGGGTATCACCGCCGACCGCCTCAAAGGCCTGGGTATCGTTGACAAAGTGATCGCCGAGCCCTTGGGCGGCGCCCATCGCGACCCGGCTGCAGCTGCCGCCACCATCCGTGCAGAATTGGGCTCGCAGCTGGCGATGCTCAAGAAGCTGGATAACGAAGCGCTGCTGGCTCGTCGCTACGAGCGCCTGATGAGCTACGGTCTCTAA
- the ispD gene encoding 2-C-methyl-D-erythritol 4-phosphate cytidylyltransferase, translated as MSYRLPAFWAVIPAAGVGARMAADRPKQYLQLGGRTILEHSLGCFLDHPLLKGLVVSLAVDDPYWPNLACAADPRIQRADGGSQRSGSVLNALLHLNALGASDDDWVLVHDAARPNLSRDDLDKLLAELADDPVGGLLAVPARDTLKRVDKQGRVVETVDRSLIWQAYTPQMFRLGALHRALADSLVANALITDEASAMEWSGQAPRLIEGRSDNIKVTRPEDLEWLRLRWANRR; from the coding sequence ATGAGCTATCGTTTGCCGGCCTTCTGGGCCGTGATTCCTGCCGCGGGCGTCGGTGCCCGTATGGCCGCGGACCGTCCCAAGCAGTACTTGCAATTGGGGGGGCGGACTATTCTTGAACACAGCCTGGGCTGTTTTCTTGACCACCCTCTGCTCAAGGGCCTGGTGGTCAGTCTTGCTGTTGATGATCCGTATTGGCCCAACCTGGCATGTGCCGCTGACCCGCGTATCCAACGTGCGGACGGTGGTTCGCAGCGCTCGGGCTCGGTGCTCAATGCACTGCTGCACCTCAATGCCCTGGGCGCCAGCGATGACGATTGGGTGTTGGTGCATGATGCGGCGCGGCCTAACCTGAGCCGTGATGATCTCGATAAGTTACTGGCTGAGTTGGCGGACGATCCGGTCGGTGGCCTGCTGGCGGTGCCGGCTCGCGATACCCTCAAGCGCGTCGACAAGCAGGGGCGGGTGGTGGAAACCGTCGACCGCAGCTTGATCTGGCAAGCCTATACGCCGCAGATGTTCCGCCTCGGAGCCTTGCACCGCGCGTTGGCCGACAGCCTGGTGGCCAACGCGCTGATCACCGATGAGGCCTCGGCCATGGAATGGTCCGGGCAGGCGCCGCGCTTGATCGAAGGGCGCTCGGACAATATCAAGGTGACCCGGCCGGAAGACCTGGAGTGGCTGCGGCTGCGTTGGGCCAATCGCCGGTAG
- a CDS encoding LysR substrate-binding domain-containing protein — protein MQDNRWEGIDEFVAVAECNQFTAAAERLGVSSSHISRQVARLEDRLQTRLLYRSTRKVTLTEAGQTFLQHCQRLQDGREEALRAVGDLTSEPKGMLRMTCAVAYGERFIVPLVTRFMGLYPQLRVDIELSNRQLDLVHEGLDLAIRLGRLQDSSMVASRLAPRRMYLCASPSYLARYGRPHSLSELSRHNCLIGSSDIWQLAQDGREFSQRVQGNWRCNSGQAVLDAALQGVGLCQLPDYYVLEHLHSGALVSLLEAHQPPNTAVWALYPQQRHLSPKVRKLVDFLNEGLAERPEYSG, from the coding sequence ATGCAGGACAACCGCTGGGAAGGCATCGATGAGTTCGTCGCGGTCGCCGAATGCAACCAGTTCACCGCCGCCGCCGAACGCCTGGGGGTTTCGTCGTCCCATATCAGCCGGCAAGTTGCGCGCCTGGAAGACCGGCTGCAGACGCGGCTGCTCTACCGAAGCACCCGCAAGGTCACACTGACAGAGGCCGGTCAGACCTTTCTGCAACACTGCCAGCGCCTGCAGGATGGACGCGAAGAAGCCTTGCGCGCGGTGGGCGACCTGACCAGCGAACCCAAGGGCATGTTGCGCATGACCTGTGCCGTGGCTTACGGCGAGCGTTTTATCGTGCCATTGGTGACGCGATTCATGGGGCTTTATCCGCAACTGCGGGTGGATATCGAGCTGAGCAACCGCCAACTGGATCTGGTGCACGAAGGCCTCGATCTGGCGATTCGCCTGGGGCGCCTGCAAGACTCAAGCATGGTCGCCAGCCGCCTCGCGCCTCGGCGAATGTACCTGTGTGCGTCACCGTCCTACCTGGCCCGGTACGGCCGGCCGCATAGCTTGTCGGAATTGAGTCGGCACAATTGCCTGATCGGCAGCTCGGACATCTGGCAACTGGCCCAGGACGGGCGCGAATTTTCCCAACGGGTACAGGGAAACTGGCGCTGCAACAGTGGGCAAGCCGTGTTGGATGCGGCGCTGCAAGGGGTCGGGTTGTGCCAACTGCCGGACTATTACGTGCTGGAGCACTTGCACAGCGGCGCGTTGGTGTCGCTGCTGGAGGCGCATCAACCACCGAATACCGCGGTGTGGGCGCTGTATCCGCAGCAACGACATTTGTCGCCAAAGGTCAGGAAGTTGGTGGATTTTTTGAATGAGGGGTTGGCCGAGCGGCCGGAGTACAGCGGTTGA